A single window of Porphyrobacter sp. YT40 DNA harbors:
- a CDS encoding FAD-linked oxidase C-terminal domain-containing protein: MTAPLPNFDRKPLPTGFLDEVRAVVGDRLGTGEAIRLQHGSSETHFDPVLPDAVAFVRSTEEVAALVRLCVAAEVPIIAFGAGTSLEGNVTPVKGGLTIDLSEMNAILEVNQEDFDCTVQAGVRREQLNEHLRDQGLFFPIDPGANATIGGMASTRASGTNAVRYGTMREAILSLRVVTPDGKVIRTARRARKSAAGYDLTRLMIGAEGTLGIITEITLRLHGIHEAISSAVCSFETLKGAVDTVVQSIQIGVPVARIEILDDAQVRACNAYSKLDYPEKTTLLFEFHGSERYVEEQVETVREIAGYNGGGEFLWSNLPEERNRLWKARHEAYYAAVNQRPGAVGWTTDVCVPISRLAECIVETKEDLATSSVPSTILGHVGDGNFHVIFAIDPKRPEEMIEVEALNDRIVARALAMDGTCTGEHGIGLGKQQFLVDELGDAVEMMRLIKRAIDPKDLFNPGKIFQL, translated from the coding sequence ATGACCGCGCCCCTGCCCAATTTCGACCGCAAGCCGCTGCCCACGGGCTTCCTCGACGAGGTTCGTGCGGTGGTCGGCGACCGGCTCGGCACCGGGGAGGCGATCCGCCTCCAGCATGGGTCGAGCGAGACCCATTTCGATCCGGTGCTGCCCGATGCGGTCGCCTTCGTTCGCTCGACCGAAGAGGTGGCGGCGCTGGTCAGGCTGTGCGTCGCCGCCGAGGTACCGATCATAGCCTTCGGCGCCGGCACCTCGCTCGAGGGCAACGTCACCCCGGTCAAGGGCGGCCTCACGATCGACCTGTCGGAGATGAACGCGATCCTCGAGGTGAACCAGGAGGATTTCGACTGCACCGTCCAGGCGGGGGTGCGGCGCGAACAGCTCAACGAACATCTGCGCGACCAGGGGCTGTTCTTCCCGATCGATCCCGGGGCCAACGCCACCATCGGCGGCATGGCGTCGACCCGTGCGTCCGGCACCAACGCGGTGCGCTACGGTACGATGCGCGAGGCGATCCTGTCGCTGCGCGTCGTCACCCCCGACGGCAAGGTGATCCGTACCGCGCGCCGGGCGCGCAAGTCGGCGGCGGGCTACGACCTGACCCGTCTGATGATCGGCGCCGAAGGCACGCTGGGCATCATCACCGAGATCACCCTGCGCCTGCACGGCATTCACGAGGCGATCTCCTCGGCGGTCTGCTCCTTCGAGACCCTCAAGGGCGCGGTCGACACCGTCGTCCAGTCGATCCAGATCGGCGTGCCGGTCGCGCGGATCGAGATCCTCGACGATGCGCAGGTTCGGGCCTGCAACGCCTATTCGAAGCTCGACTATCCCGAAAAGACGACCCTGCTGTTCGAATTCCACGGCTCCGAACGCTATGTCGAGGAGCAGGTCGAGACGGTGCGCGAGATCGCCGGCTATAATGGCGGCGGCGAGTTCCTCTGGTCGAACCTGCCCGAAGAACGCAACCGGCTGTGGAAAGCGCGGCACGAGGCCTATTACGCCGCGGTCAACCAGCGCCCCGGCGCGGTCGGCTGGACCACCGACGTCTGCGTGCCGATCAGCCGCCTCGCCGAATGCATCGTCGAGACCAAGGAAGATCTTGCGACGTCGTCGGTACCCTCGACGATCCTCGGCCATGTCGGCGACGGCAATTTCCACGTGATCTTCGCGATCGATCCCAAAAGGCCGGAGGAGATGATCGAGGTCGAGGCACTCAACGACCGGATCGTCGCCCGCGCGCTCGCCATGGACGGCACCTGTACCGGCGAACATGGCATCGGTCTGGGCAAGCAGCAGTTCCTCGTCGACGAACTGGGTGACGCGGTCGAAATGATGCGGCTGATCAAGCGTGCGATCGACCCGAAGGACCTGTTCAACCCCGGCAAGATATTCCAGCTTTGA